In one window of Kitasatospora sp. MMS16-BH015 DNA:
- the zwf gene encoding glucose-6-phosphate dehydrogenase: MSNDYPEVEQGDPPLAPVNPLRDPADRRLPRIAGPSGLVIFGVTGDLSRKKLMPAIYDLANRGLLPPGFSLIGFARREWEDEDFAQEVHDAVKEHARTPFREEVWEQLAMGMRFVQGTFDDDDAFERLRETIEELDGAQGTSGNFAFYLSVPPKSFPIVVQQLKKHGLADPPAGSWRRAVIEKPFGHDLESAQELNEIVHQVFPRDEVFRIDHYLGKETVQNILALRFANTMFEPIWNRSYVDHVQITMAEDIGIGGRAGYYDGIGSARDVIQNHLLQLMALTAIEEPASFHPKALVAEKLKVLSAVKLPDDLGKHTVRGQYAAGWQGGEEVLGYLDEDGIDPNSKTDTFAAIKLEINNRRWAGVPFYLRTGKRLGRRVTEIAVVFQRAPYLPFDSYATEELGQNALVIRVQPDEGVTVRFGSKVPGTSFEVRDVTMDFAYGESFTESSPEAYERLILDVLLGDANLFPRHQEVELSWEILDPIEKYWDTHGKPAQYPAGTWGPAEADEMLARDGRSWRRP; encoded by the coding sequence GTGAGCAACGACTACCCCGAGGTCGAGCAGGGAGATCCCCCGCTCGCGCCCGTCAACCCCTTGCGCGATCCGGCCGACCGCAGGCTCCCGCGCATCGCCGGGCCGTCCGGCCTGGTCATCTTCGGCGTCACCGGTGACCTCTCGCGCAAGAAGCTGATGCCCGCCATCTACGACCTGGCCAACCGCGGCCTGCTGCCGCCGGGCTTCTCGCTCATCGGCTTCGCGCGCCGCGAGTGGGAGGACGAGGACTTCGCGCAGGAGGTGCACGACGCCGTCAAGGAGCACGCCCGGACCCCCTTCCGCGAGGAGGTCTGGGAGCAGCTGGCGATGGGCATGCGCTTCGTCCAGGGCACCTTCGACGACGACGACGCCTTCGAGCGCCTGCGCGAGACGATCGAGGAGCTGGACGGCGCCCAGGGCACCAGCGGCAACTTCGCCTTCTACCTCTCGGTGCCGCCGAAGTCCTTCCCGATCGTCGTCCAGCAGCTCAAGAAGCACGGCCTGGCCGACCCGCCGGCCGGCTCCTGGCGCCGTGCGGTGATCGAGAAGCCGTTCGGCCACGACCTGGAGAGCGCCCAGGAGCTGAACGAGATCGTCCACCAGGTCTTCCCCCGGGACGAGGTCTTCCGGATCGACCACTACCTGGGCAAGGAGACCGTCCAGAACATCCTGGCGCTCCGCTTCGCCAACACGATGTTCGAGCCGATCTGGAACCGCTCCTACGTCGACCACGTGCAGATCACCATGGCCGAGGACATCGGCATCGGCGGCCGCGCGGGGTACTACGACGGCATCGGCTCGGCCCGGGACGTCATCCAGAACCACCTGCTCCAGCTGATGGCCCTCACCGCCATCGAGGAGCCGGCCTCCTTCCACCCCAAGGCGCTGGTGGCCGAGAAGCTCAAGGTGCTCAGCGCCGTGAAGCTCCCCGACGACCTGGGCAAGCACACCGTGCGCGGCCAGTACGCGGCCGGCTGGCAGGGCGGCGAGGAGGTGCTCGGGTACCTGGACGAGGACGGCATCGACCCCAACTCCAAGACCGACACCTTCGCCGCCATCAAGCTGGAGATCAACAACCGCCGCTGGGCGGGCGTGCCGTTCTACCTGCGCACCGGCAAGCGGCTCGGCCGCCGGGTCACCGAGATCGCGGTGGTCTTCCAGCGCGCCCCGTACCTGCCGTTCGACTCCTACGCCACCGAGGAGCTGGGGCAGAACGCCCTGGTCATCCGGGTGCAGCCGGACGAGGGCGTCACGGTGCGGTTCGGCTCCAAGGTGCCGGGCACCTCCTTCGAGGTCCGCGACGTCACGATGGACTTCGCCTACGGCGAGTCGTTCACCGAGTCCAGCCCGGAGGCGTACGAGCGCCTCATCCTGGACGTGCTGCTCGGCGACGCCAACCTCTTCCCGCGCCACCAGGAGGTCGAGCTCTCCTGGGAGATCCTCGACCCGATCGAGAAGTACTGGGACACCCACGGCAAGCCCGCCCAGTACCCCGCCGGGACCTGGGGGCCCGCCGAGGCGGACGAGATGCTCGCACGAGACGGCAGGAGCTGGCGCCGGCCATGA
- the tal gene encoding transaldolase: MTDALKRLSDEGVAIWLDDLSRKRLNTGNLAELVQTKHVVGVTTNPTIFQKAIGGGDDSYDGQLRDLAVRKVTTDEAIRMITTSDVRDAADVLRPVYDASNGRDGRVSIEVDPRLAHRTEATVAEAKQLWWLVDRPNVLIKIPATLAGLPAISAVLAKGISVNVTLIFSLARYRAVMDAYLTGLEQAKAAGLDLSQIESVASFFVSRVDTEIDKRLEKIGGEAKDLKSKAALANARLAYQAYEEVFSSDRWKALEAAGAKPQRPLWASTGVKDPALPDTLYVTELVAPGTVNTMPEATLDATDDHGVVTGDTITPNYADAQAVMDAIAAAGVDYDDVVQVLEDEGVEKFEQSWTELLDTVTASLARFAAEK, from the coding sequence ATGACTGACGCACTGAAGCGCCTCAGCGACGAAGGCGTGGCCATCTGGCTGGACGACCTCAGCCGCAAGCGTCTGAACACCGGCAACCTCGCCGAGCTGGTGCAGACCAAGCACGTGGTCGGCGTCACCACCAACCCCACCATCTTCCAGAAGGCCATCGGCGGCGGCGACGACTCCTACGACGGCCAGCTCCGTGACCTGGCCGTCCGCAAGGTCACCACCGACGAGGCCATCCGCATGATCACCACCTCGGACGTGCGCGACGCGGCCGACGTGCTGCGCCCGGTCTACGACGCCTCCAACGGCCGCGACGGCCGGGTCTCCATCGAGGTCGACCCGCGCCTGGCCCACCGGACCGAGGCCACCGTGGCCGAGGCCAAGCAGCTGTGGTGGCTGGTCGACCGGCCGAACGTGCTGATCAAGATCCCCGCCACCCTGGCCGGCCTGCCCGCCATCTCCGCCGTGCTCGCCAAGGGCATCAGCGTCAACGTCACGCTGATCTTCTCGCTGGCCCGCTACCGCGCGGTCATGGACGCCTACCTGACCGGCCTGGAGCAGGCCAAGGCCGCCGGCCTGGACCTCTCGCAGATCGAGTCGGTCGCCTCCTTCTTCGTCTCCCGCGTGGACACCGAGATCGACAAGCGCCTGGAGAAGATCGGCGGCGAGGCCAAGGACCTCAAGTCCAAGGCCGCCCTCGCCAACGCCCGCCTCGCCTACCAGGCCTACGAAGAGGTGTTCTCCTCCGACCGCTGGAAGGCGCTGGAGGCCGCCGGCGCCAAGCCGCAGCGTCCGCTCTGGGCCTCCACCGGCGTCAAGGACCCGGCCCTGCCGGACACCCTGTACGTCACCGAGCTGGTCGCCCCCGGCACCGTCAACACGATGCCCGAGGCCACCCTGGACGCCACCGACGACCACGGCGTGGTCACCGGTGACACCATCACCCCGAACTACGCCGACGCCCAGGCCGTGATGGACGCCATCGCCGCCGCCGGGGTCGACTACGACGACGTCGTCCAGGTGCTGGAGGACGAGGGCGTCGAGAAGTTCGAGCAGTCCTGGACCGAGCTGCTCGACACCGTGACGGCCTCGCTGGCCCGCTTCGCCGCCGAGAAGTGA
- the tkt gene encoding transketolase produces the protein MSTTPTNVFEWTELDQRTVDTARVLAMDAVQKVGNGHPGTAMSLAPAAYVIFQRFLRHDPTDPSWVGRDRFVLSPGHTSLTLYTQLYLSGYGLSLDDLKAFRVAGSRTPGHPEHGHTAGVETTTGPLGQGIANAVGMAMAARYERGLFDPEAAAGESPFDHTIWAIVSDGDLEEGISAEASSLAGHQKLGNLVALYDDNHISIEGDTETAFSEDVLARYEAYGWHVQRVTPKADGDIDVHALAAALAAAKAETARPSIIAMRTIIAWPAPNAQDTAKAHGSALGDAEIAATKKVLGFSPEKTFEVSEAVIDHARLVVQRGKAARTEWEQGFHAWRAANPERAAEFDRIQIGELPDGWEKSIPVFPAGKEVATRKASGDTLKALGAVIPELWGGSADLAESNLTTIDEESSFLPEGNPLKSASPYGRTIHFGIREHAMGSTMNGIALHGRTRVFGGTFLVFADYMRPAVRLAALMKLPVTYVWTHDSIGLGEDGPTHQPVEHLASLRAIPGLAMVRPADANETAVAWRTVIERQTSHPGPVGLALTRQNVPTWDREVFGSAEGTAKGGYVLAEASSNAPKVILIGTGSEVQLAVQAREALEAEGIPTRVVSMPSIEWFNEQDQAYRDSVLPPNVRARVSVEAGIAQGWRELVGDAGRIISLEHFGASADYKVLFQEFGLTAEAVAGAARASLRTVEAVSR, from the coding sequence GTGAGCACCACGCCGACGAACGTATTCGAGTGGACCGAGCTGGACCAGCGCACCGTGGACACCGCCCGTGTCCTCGCCATGGACGCAGTCCAGAAGGTCGGCAACGGCCACCCCGGGACGGCCATGTCGCTGGCGCCCGCGGCCTACGTGATCTTCCAGCGTTTCCTGCGGCACGACCCGACCGACCCGAGCTGGGTCGGCCGTGACCGGTTCGTCCTCTCCCCCGGGCACACCTCGCTGACGCTCTACACCCAGCTCTACCTCTCCGGTTACGGTCTGTCACTGGACGACCTCAAGGCCTTCCGCGTCGCGGGCAGCCGCACGCCGGGCCACCCGGAGCACGGCCACACGGCCGGGGTCGAGACCACCACCGGTCCGCTGGGCCAGGGCATCGCGAACGCGGTGGGCATGGCGATGGCCGCCCGCTACGAGCGCGGCCTGTTCGACCCGGAGGCCGCGGCCGGCGAGTCGCCCTTCGACCACACCATCTGGGCGATCGTCTCCGACGGCGACCTGGAGGAGGGCATCTCCGCGGAGGCCTCCTCGCTGGCCGGCCACCAGAAGCTGGGCAACCTGGTCGCGCTGTACGACGACAACCACATCTCGATCGAGGGCGACACCGAGACCGCCTTCTCCGAGGACGTGCTGGCCCGCTACGAGGCGTACGGCTGGCACGTGCAGCGGGTGACCCCGAAGGCCGACGGCGACATCGACGTGCACGCGCTGGCCGCCGCGCTGGCCGCCGCCAAGGCGGAGACCGCCCGCCCGTCGATCATCGCGATGCGCACCATCATCGCCTGGCCGGCACCGAACGCCCAGGACACCGCCAAGGCGCACGGCTCGGCCCTCGGCGACGCCGAGATCGCCGCGACCAAGAAGGTGCTCGGCTTCTCGCCCGAGAAGACCTTCGAGGTCTCCGAGGCCGTGATCGACCACGCCCGCCTGGTGGTCCAGCGCGGCAAGGCCGCCCGCACCGAGTGGGAGCAGGGCTTCCACGCCTGGCGCGCGGCCAACCCGGAGCGCGCCGCCGAGTTCGACCGGATCCAGATCGGCGAGCTGCCGGACGGCTGGGAGAAGTCGATCCCGGTCTTCCCGGCCGGCAAGGAGGTCGCCACCCGCAAGGCCTCCGGCGACACCCTCAAGGCGCTCGGCGCGGTGATCCCGGAGCTGTGGGGCGGCTCGGCCGACCTCGCGGAGTCCAACCTCACCACCATCGACGAGGAGAGCTCCTTCCTCCCCGAGGGCAACCCGCTGAAGTCGGCCAGCCCGTACGGCCGGACGATCCACTTCGGCATCCGCGAGCACGCCATGGGCTCCACCATGAACGGCATCGCGCTGCACGGCAGGACCCGCGTGTTCGGCGGCACCTTCCTGGTCTTCGCCGACTACATGCGCCCGGCCGTGCGCCTGGCCGCGCTGATGAAGTTGCCGGTCACCTACGTGTGGACGCACGACTCGATCGGCCTCGGCGAGGACGGCCCGACCCACCAGCCGGTCGAGCACCTGGCCTCGCTGCGGGCGATCCCGGGCCTGGCCATGGTCCGCCCGGCCGACGCCAACGAGACGGCCGTCGCCTGGCGCACCGTGATCGAGCGGCAGACCAGCCACCCCGGCCCGGTCGGCCTGGCGCTCACCCGCCAGAACGTGCCCACCTGGGACCGCGAGGTCTTCGGCTCCGCCGAGGGCACCGCCAAGGGCGGCTACGTGCTGGCCGAGGCGTCCAGCAACGCGCCGAAGGTCATCCTGATCGGCACCGGCTCCGAGGTGCAGCTCGCCGTCCAGGCCCGCGAGGCGCTGGAGGCCGAGGGCATCCCGACCCGGGTCGTCTCGATGCCGTCGATCGAGTGGTTCAACGAGCAGGACCAGGCGTACCGCGACAGCGTGCTGCCGCCGAACGTCCGGGCCCGCGTCTCGGTCGAGGCGGGCATCGCCCAGGGCTGGCGCGAGCTGGTCGGCGACGCCGGCCGGATCATCAGCCTGGAGCACTTCGGTGCCTCCGCGGACTACAAGGTGCTCTTCCAGGAGTTCGGCCTGACCGCCGAGGCCGTGGCCGGCGCCGCCCGCGCCTCGCTGCGCACGGTCGAGGCCGTCTCCCGCTAA
- a CDS encoding heme o synthase gives MTAVESRPAGVAGATPAHRPFGARVGAFVALTKPRIIELLLITTVPVMFLAQRGVPDPLLVLYVVVGGYLSAGGANALNMYIDRDIDAVMSRTERRPLVTGMVSPREALVFGISLGVVSTAWLWLLVNPLSAVLALAALLFYVFVYTLGLKRRTAQNIVWGGIAGCMPVFVGWAAITNSLSWSALILFLVIFFWTPPHYWPLSMKVRDDYERAGVPMLPVLKGNLAVAKQIVVYSWVMVATSLLLWPLGHTSWLYPVVAVAIGGFWLKEAHGLYARAKAGVVGAKLKEMRLFHWSITYLTLLFVEVAIDPFLH, from the coding sequence GTGACCGCCGTCGAATCCCGCCCTGCCGGGGTAGCCGGGGCGACCCCCGCGCACCGGCCGTTCGGGGCCCGTGTCGGGGCATTCGTCGCACTGACCAAGCCTCGGATCATCGAGCTCCTGCTGATCACCACGGTGCCGGTGATGTTCCTGGCCCAGCGGGGGGTGCCGGATCCGCTGCTGGTGCTCTACGTGGTCGTCGGCGGGTACCTCTCCGCCGGCGGGGCCAACGCGCTCAACATGTACATCGACCGCGACATCGACGCGGTGATGTCCCGCACCGAGCGCCGCCCGCTGGTGACCGGCATGGTCTCCCCCCGGGAGGCGCTGGTCTTCGGCATCTCCCTGGGCGTGGTCTCCACCGCCTGGCTCTGGCTGCTGGTCAACCCGCTCTCCGCGGTGCTGGCGCTGGCCGCGCTCCTCTTCTACGTCTTCGTCTACACCCTCGGGCTGAAGCGGCGGACGGCACAGAACATCGTCTGGGGCGGCATCGCCGGCTGCATGCCGGTCTTCGTCGGCTGGGCCGCGATCACCAACTCGCTCTCCTGGTCGGCGCTGATCCTCTTCCTGGTCATCTTCTTCTGGACGCCGCCGCACTACTGGCCGCTCTCGATGAAGGTCCGGGACGACTACGAGCGGGCCGGGGTGCCGATGCTCCCGGTGCTCAAGGGCAACCTGGCGGTCGCCAAGCAGATCGTCGTCTACTCCTGGGTCATGGTGGCCACCTCGCTGCTCCTGTGGCCGCTGGGCCACACCAGCTGGCTCTACCCGGTGGTGGCGGTGGCCATCGGCGGCTTCTGGCTCAAGGAGGCGCACGGCCTGTACGCCCGCGCCAAGGCCGGGGTGGTGGGGGCCAAGCTCAAGGAGATGCGGCTGTTCCACTGGTCCATCACCTACCTGACGCTGCTCTTCGTCGAAGTGGCGATCGACCCGTTCCTGCACTGA
- a CDS encoding DUF2461 domain-containing protein — MTFHGWPMAALDFYEGLEADNSKTYWSAHRSVYDESVHAPLADLLDLLEDEFGPGKIFRPNRDVRFSADKSPYKTHVGGYLESGGYIQLSADGLACGNGYYQLATDQLARYRAAVAEDVSGRELERVVTAVEKAGPQVVGRDALKTAPRGYPKDHPRIELLRYKGLIAWQEWEPAKWLGTAKAADRVTGFLRASMPLKDWLDGHVGPSELPPR, encoded by the coding sequence GTGACCTTCCATGGCTGGCCGATGGCCGCTCTCGACTTCTACGAAGGGCTGGAGGCCGACAACTCGAAGACGTACTGGTCGGCGCACCGGTCCGTCTACGACGAGTCCGTGCACGCCCCGCTGGCGGACCTGCTCGATCTGCTGGAGGACGAGTTCGGGCCGGGCAAGATCTTCCGGCCGAACCGGGACGTGCGCTTTAGTGCCGACAAGTCGCCGTACAAGACGCACGTCGGCGGGTACCTGGAATCCGGCGGCTACATCCAGCTCTCCGCCGACGGGCTGGCCTGCGGGAACGGGTACTACCAGCTGGCCACGGACCAGTTGGCGCGGTACCGGGCCGCGGTGGCCGAGGACGTGTCGGGGCGGGAGCTGGAGCGGGTGGTGACGGCCGTGGAGAAGGCCGGGCCGCAGGTGGTGGGGCGGGACGCGCTGAAGACGGCGCCGCGCGGGTACCCGAAGGACCATCCGCGGATCGAGCTGCTGCGGTACAAGGGGCTGATCGCCTGGCAGGAGTGGGAGCCGGCCAAGTGGCTGGGGACCGCGAAGGCGGCGGACCGCGTCACCGGATTCCTGCGGGCCTCGATGCCGCTCAAGGACTGGCTGGACGGCCACGTCGGGCCGAGCGAGCTGCCGCCGAGGTGA
- a CDS encoding helix-turn-helix domain-containing protein, whose protein sequence is MNHSQWKTRRTRKLMGESVEESAAYVEAGYAFALGQAVYDRRTELGLSQSELARRAGMTQPQISNIEGGDSLPTLPLLTRLAKALDAALTIDLDRDTSAFRFTPHDRARPDEAPPGPGSGRGLGSVA, encoded by the coding sequence GTGAACCACTCCCAGTGGAAGACCCGCCGGACCCGGAAGCTCATGGGCGAGTCCGTCGAAGAGTCCGCCGCGTACGTCGAGGCGGGGTACGCGTTCGCACTGGGCCAGGCCGTGTACGACCGCCGCACCGAGCTCGGTCTGTCTCAGTCGGAACTGGCCCGCCGAGCCGGCATGACCCAGCCGCAGATCTCCAACATCGAGGGTGGCGACTCCCTGCCGACCCTGCCGCTGCTCACCAGGCTGGCCAAGGCGCTGGACGCCGCGCTGACGATCGACCTGGACCGGGACACCTCGGCCTTCCGCTTCACCCCGCACGACCGCGCCCGCCCCGACGAGGCTCCTCCGGGCCCTGGGTCCGGCCGGGGGCTAGGCTCGGTGGCGTGA
- a CDS encoding heme A synthase produces MRTPSSLLADRWQPSTATVRRAALAALVMSVVIVVTGGAVRLTASGLGCTTWPRCTGESLTPTPEMGIHGVIEFTNRMLTYVLCAAIAWATLAARCTRVWRRSLTKLGWWQFWLVMSNAVLGGITVLTGLNPYTVALHMIAAMGLVWVAVLMWERSKEGDGAPEPLVAKPVLQLGWVLVAVIGLLVAAGTLVTGAGHHPGSPGKDGKPVPRIPIDYDRLAQAHADLAFLSFGVVIAAIFVLAAVKAPPAARARTRELFVVLLAQGLLGFVQYFTQAPEILVGVHMFGAALVWVAALRIPLALRTRPALAPTEAGLPTQALQTA; encoded by the coding sequence GTGCGTACCCCCTCCTCCCTTCTCGCCGACCGCTGGCAGCCGTCCACGGCTACCGTCCGACGTGCCGCGCTCGCCGCGCTGGTGATGAGCGTGGTCATCGTGGTGACCGGCGGCGCCGTCCGCCTCACCGCCTCCGGCCTCGGCTGCACCACCTGGCCCCGCTGCACCGGCGAGAGCCTGACGCCGACGCCCGAGATGGGCATCCACGGCGTCATCGAGTTCACCAACCGGATGCTCACCTACGTGCTCTGCGCGGCCATCGCCTGGGCCACGCTCGCCGCCCGCTGCACGCGGGTCTGGCGGCGGAGCCTCACCAAGCTGGGCTGGTGGCAGTTCTGGCTGGTGATGAGCAACGCCGTGCTCGGCGGCATCACCGTGCTGACCGGCCTCAACCCGTACACCGTGGCGCTGCACATGATCGCCGCGATGGGGCTGGTCTGGGTCGCGGTGCTGATGTGGGAGCGGTCCAAGGAGGGTGACGGGGCGCCGGAGCCGCTGGTGGCCAAGCCGGTGCTCCAGCTCGGCTGGGTGCTGGTGGCCGTGATCGGGCTGCTGGTCGCGGCCGGCACCCTGGTGACCGGCGCCGGCCACCACCCGGGCTCGCCCGGCAAGGACGGCAAGCCGGTGCCGCGGATCCCGATCGACTACGACCGGCTCGCCCAGGCCCACGCCGACCTGGCCTTCCTCTCCTTCGGCGTGGTGATCGCGGCGATCTTCGTACTGGCCGCCGTCAAGGCCCCGCCGGCCGCCCGGGCCCGCACCCGCGAGCTGTTCGTGGTGCTGCTCGCCCAGGGCCTGCTGGGCTTCGTCCAGTACTTCACCCAGGCGCCCGAGATCCTGGTCGGCGTCCACATGTTCGGCGCGGCCCTGGTCTGGGTGGCGGCCCTGCGGATCCCGCTGGCCCTGCGCACCCGCCCGGCCCTCGCCCCCACCGAGGCCGGCCTCCCGACCCAGGCGCTCCAGACCGCCTGA
- a CDS encoding LAETG motif-containing sortase-dependent surface protein → MKVRRGIAVVLVGAAAPLALAGSAVAHVPTWSVTCTKVSVSLANYSKDAQNSVTLIVGGEKLLDRKTFGDAFTQDFTVKAHSADLKAELIVLTSEDPKGEKGWSVDQTKTIPVCESPSPSPKPSSPSPKPSTPPPSTPASTKPPVTHTPTHTPTPTPTGPQLASTGGGGETPLIAGAGAAVVAAGGALLFFGRRRSSRRH, encoded by the coding sequence ATGAAGGTGAGGCGTGGGATAGCCGTGGTGCTGGTGGGAGCGGCGGCGCCGCTCGCCCTGGCGGGCAGCGCCGTGGCGCACGTCCCGACGTGGAGCGTGACCTGCACCAAGGTCAGCGTGTCGCTGGCCAACTACAGCAAGGACGCCCAGAACAGCGTCACGCTGATCGTCGGCGGCGAGAAGCTGCTCGACAGGAAGACCTTCGGTGACGCCTTCACCCAGGACTTCACGGTCAAGGCGCACAGCGCCGACCTCAAGGCCGAACTGATCGTCCTCACCAGCGAGGACCCCAAGGGCGAGAAGGGCTGGTCGGTCGACCAGACCAAGACCATCCCGGTCTGCGAGAGCCCCAGCCCCAGCCCGAAGCCCAGTTCGCCGAGCCCGAAGCCGAGTACGCCGCCGCCGAGCACTCCGGCCTCCACCAAGCCGCCCGTGACGCACACCCCGACCCACACCCCGACGCCCACGCCGACGGGCCCCCAGCTGGCCTCGACCGGTGGCGGTGGTGAGACGCCGCTGATCGCGGGTGCCGGTGCGGCCGTGGTGGCCGCCGGTGGGGCGCTGCTCTTCTTCGGACGCCGCCGCAGCTCTCGCCGACACTAG
- a CDS encoding ABC transporter permease gives MLLAQTAFETKMLLRNGEQLLLTVVIPTVLLVLFSAVDIVSVEGPGKRVDFLAPGLLALAVMSTAFTGQAIATGFERRYGVLKRLGASPLPRWALLTAKTGCVLVTEALQVALLSVIALALGWSPHGNPVSVVLLLVLGTAAFSGLGLLMAGTLKAEATLAAANLVFILLLLAGGVIVPLSKFPAAVQSTLELLPIAALSDGLRSVLQTGAGMPWSDLGVLGLWSVLGLALAARFFRFE, from the coding sequence ATGCTGCTGGCCCAGACCGCCTTCGAGACGAAGATGCTCCTGCGCAACGGTGAGCAGCTGCTGCTCACCGTGGTCATCCCGACCGTGCTCCTGGTGCTCTTCAGCGCCGTGGACATCGTCTCGGTGGAGGGCCCCGGCAAGCGGGTCGACTTCCTCGCCCCGGGCCTGCTCGCCCTGGCCGTGATGTCCACCGCCTTCACCGGCCAGGCCATCGCCACCGGGTTCGAGCGCCGCTACGGCGTCCTCAAGCGGCTGGGGGCGAGCCCCCTGCCCCGCTGGGCCCTGCTCACCGCCAAGACCGGCTGCGTCCTCGTCACCGAAGCCCTCCAGGTCGCCCTGCTCTCCGTGATCGCCCTGGCCCTCGGCTGGTCCCCACACGGCAACCCGGTGTCCGTGGTCCTGCTGCTCGTGCTCGGCACCGCCGCCTTCTCCGGCCTCGGCCTCCTGATGGCCGGCACCCTCAAGGCCGAGGCCACCCTGGCCGCCGCCAACCTGGTCTTCATCCTCCTGCTGCTGGCCGGCGGCGTGATCGTCCCCCTGAGCAAGTTCCCCGCCGCCGTGCAGTCGACACTGGAGCTGCTCCCGATTGCCGCCCTCTCGGACGGCCTCCGCTCCGTCCTCCAGACCGGCGCGGGCATGCCCTGGTCCGACCTCGGCGTCCTGGGCCTCTGGTCTGTCCTGGGGTTGGCCTTGGCGGCCCGCTTCTTCCGCTTCGAGTAA
- a CDS encoding ABC transporter ATP-binding protein, with protein sequence MAKEPAVEITGLVKRYGDKSAVDGLDLLVPRGAVTAVLGPNGAGKTTTIEVCEGYRRADAGTVRVLGLDPVADAARLKPRVGVMLQSGGVYAGARAVEMLQHTAKLHAHPLDVPALVERLGLGSCGRTTYRRLSGGQQQRLALAMAVVGRPELVFLDEPTAGLDPQARRATWELVRDLRRDGVSVVVTTHHMDEAEQLADQVAIVDRGRVIATGTPEELCRSESALHFTGPAGLDLGSLVKVLPDGAAATEPTPGHYAVQAPVDPQLLATVTTWCAASGVLASGISVQRRSLEDVFLDLTGRELRS encoded by the coding sequence ATGGCTAAAGAACCCGCGGTCGAGATCACCGGCCTGGTAAAGCGGTACGGCGACAAGTCCGCGGTGGACGGCCTCGACCTGCTCGTTCCGCGCGGCGCCGTCACCGCCGTGCTCGGCCCGAACGGCGCCGGCAAGACCACCACCATCGAGGTCTGCGAGGGCTACCGCCGCGCCGACGCCGGCACCGTGCGGGTGCTCGGACTGGATCCGGTGGCCGATGCCGCCCGGTTGAAACCCCGCGTCGGTGTCATGTTGCAGTCGGGTGGGGTGTACGCCGGGGCGCGCGCCGTCGAGATGCTGCAACACACCGCCAAGCTCCACGCCCACCCGCTGGACGTGCCCGCCCTGGTCGAGCGCCTCGGCCTCGGCTCCTGCGGCCGCACCACCTACCGCCGCCTCTCCGGCGGCCAGCAGCAGCGCCTCGCCCTGGCCATGGCCGTGGTCGGCCGCCCCGAGCTGGTCTTCCTGGACGAGCCCACCGCCGGCCTCGACCCGCAGGCCCGCCGCGCCACCTGGGAGCTGGTCCGCGACCTGCGCCGAGACGGTGTCAGCGTGGTCGTCACCACCCACCACATGGACGAGGCCGAACAGCTGGCCGACCAGGTCGCCATCGTCGACCGCGGCCGGGTGATCGCCACCGGCACCCCCGAGGAGCTCTGCCGCTCCGAATCCGCCCTGCACTTCACCGGCCCGGCCGGCCTCGACCTCGGGTCCCTGGTCAAGGTGCTCCCCGACGGCGCCGCCGCCACCGAGCCCACCCCCGGCCACTACGCGGTCCAGGCCCCGGTCGACCCGCAGCTGCTCGCCACCGTCACCACCTGGTGCGCGGCCTCCGGCGTGCTCGCCTCCGGGATCTCGGTGCAGCGCCGCAGCCTCGAAGACGTCTTCCTCGACCTGACCGGACGGGAGCTCCGCTCGTGA